A stretch of Planococcus citri chromosome 5, ihPlaCitr1.1, whole genome shotgun sequence DNA encodes these proteins:
- the LOC135847595 gene encoding GTP-binding protein 10 homolog isoform X1 yields MVFLNKCVYFRATPTLRFQKKYRGFVDSLVIHVRGGAGGMGYPKFGGVGGKGGDVILAAKEGSTLKNVLTKYPDRKIRASKGIDSNSRFILGKPGKSHIIDVPVGVDVMDNQRRIIGELNAPGKKLIVARGGCGGCHETGFSGLKGDSFNIRVDLKLIADIGLVGFPNAGKSTLLKAITDAKPKIASYPFTTIKPNVGIMKYPDLRSISVADLPGLIEDAHKNVGMGHRFLRHCERTKFLVLVVDINGFRLNLKHIHRTCLETVVLLNKEIELFRDCLLDKPALLVVNKMDSNGATDEFDKIKDKLYDLKNAVLECPSEMRPSKIITFDEVLPISAKTSISDVENLKLKLREYLDMYAAEDNEYELLCQLQHDQEKNAVKYV; encoded by the exons atggtattCTTGAACAAGTGTGTGTATTTCAGAGCAACTCCAACGCTG CGTTTTCAGAAGAAATATCGTGGTTTTGTTGATTCTCTTGTGATTCATGTCCGTGGTGGTGCTGGAGGCATGGGATATCCCAAGTTTGGCGGTGTTGGTGGAAAAGGAGGAGATGTTATCCTAGCTGCAAAAGAAG GAAGTACGCTAAAAAATGTCCTTACCAAATATCCGGATAGAAAAATTAGAGCGTCTAAAGGAATCGATAGCAATTCGAGGTTTATTCTTGGAAAACCAGGAAAGAGCCACATCATAGATGTACCGGTTGGTGTTGATGTGATGGACAATCAACGTAGAATTATAG GTGAACTAAATGctcctggaaaaaaattgatcgttgCTCGTGGCGGATGTGGAGGCTGTCATGAAACCGGATTTAGTGGATTAAAAGGCGACAGTTTTAACATAAGAGTAGATTTGAAACTTATAGCTGATATTGGATTAGTAGGTTTCCCAAATGCTGGAAAATCTACTTTACTGAAAGCTATCACCGATGCCAAGCCTAAAATTGCATCTTACCCTT tcACGACTATCAAACCCAATGTTGGAATTATGAAATATCCCGATCTACGTTCCATTTCAGTCGCTGATTTGCCAGGATTGATCGAAGATGCTCACAAGAATGTCGGTATGGGTCATCGTTTTCTTCGTCATTGTGAAAGAACAAAATTTCTCGTTCTAGTCGTCGACATAAATGGATttcgtttgaatttgaaacataTACACAGGACTTGTTTAGAAACCGTCGTTCTTTTAAACAAA gaAATCGAATTATTCCGCGATTGTTTGTTGGATAAACCAGCATTACTGGTAGTTAACAAAATGGATTCGAATGGAGCAACTGATGAATTCGATAAAATTAAGGATAAACTCTACGATTTGAAAA ACGCCGTTTTAGAATGTCCTTCTGAAATGAGACCTTCGAAAATCATAACATTTGACGAAGTACTTCCTATTTCCGCTAAAACCAGTATTTCTGatgtagaaaatttgaaattaaaattgcgCGAATATTTGGATATGTATGCCGCTGAAGATAACGAATACGAATTGTTGTGTCAATTACAGCACGACCAAGAGAAAAACGCCGTTAAATATGTGtga
- the LOC135847595 gene encoding GTP-binding protein 10 isoform X3 → MVFLNKCVYFRATPTLRFQKKYRGFVDSLVIHVRGGAGGMGYPKFGGVGGKGGDVILAAKEGSTLKNVLTKYPDRKIRASKGIDSNSRFILGKPGKSHIIDVPVGVDVMDNQRRIIVTTIKPNVGIMKYPDLRSISVADLPGLIEDAHKNVGMGHRFLRHCERTKFLVLVVDINGFRLNLKHIHRTCLETVVLLNKEIELFRDCLLDKPALLVVNKMDSNGATDEFDKIKDKLYDLKNAVLECPSEMRPSKIITFDEVLPISAKTSISDVENLKLKLREYLDMYAAEDNEYELLCQLQHDQEKNAVKYV, encoded by the exons atggtattCTTGAACAAGTGTGTGTATTTCAGAGCAACTCCAACGCTG CGTTTTCAGAAGAAATATCGTGGTTTTGTTGATTCTCTTGTGATTCATGTCCGTGGTGGTGCTGGAGGCATGGGATATCCCAAGTTTGGCGGTGTTGGTGGAAAAGGAGGAGATGTTATCCTAGCTGCAAAAGAAG GAAGTACGCTAAAAAATGTCCTTACCAAATATCCGGATAGAAAAATTAGAGCGTCTAAAGGAATCGATAGCAATTCGAGGTTTATTCTTGGAAAACCAGGAAAGAGCCACATCATAGATGTACCGGTTGGTGTTGATGTGATGGACAATCAACGTAGAATTATAG tcACGACTATCAAACCCAATGTTGGAATTATGAAATATCCCGATCTACGTTCCATTTCAGTCGCTGATTTGCCAGGATTGATCGAAGATGCTCACAAGAATGTCGGTATGGGTCATCGTTTTCTTCGTCATTGTGAAAGAACAAAATTTCTCGTTCTAGTCGTCGACATAAATGGATttcgtttgaatttgaaacataTACACAGGACTTGTTTAGAAACCGTCGTTCTTTTAAACAAA gaAATCGAATTATTCCGCGATTGTTTGTTGGATAAACCAGCATTACTGGTAGTTAACAAAATGGATTCGAATGGAGCAACTGATGAATTCGATAAAATTAAGGATAAACTCTACGATTTGAAAA ACGCCGTTTTAGAATGTCCTTCTGAAATGAGACCTTCGAAAATCATAACATTTGACGAAGTACTTCCTATTTCCGCTAAAACCAGTATTTCTGatgtagaaaatttgaaattaaaattgcgCGAATATTTGGATATGTATGCCGCTGAAGATAACGAATACGAATTGTTGTGTCAATTACAGCACGACCAAGAGAAAAACGCCGTTAAATATGTGtga
- the LOC135847595 gene encoding GTP-binding protein 10 homolog isoform X2, translating into MGYPKFGGVGGKGGDVILAAKEGSTLKNVLTKYPDRKIRASKGIDSNSRFILGKPGKSHIIDVPVGVDVMDNQRRIIGELNAPGKKLIVARGGCGGCHETGFSGLKGDSFNIRVDLKLIADIGLVGFPNAGKSTLLKAITDAKPKIASYPFTTIKPNVGIMKYPDLRSISVADLPGLIEDAHKNVGMGHRFLRHCERTKFLVLVVDINGFRLNLKHIHRTCLETVVLLNKEIELFRDCLLDKPALLVVNKMDSNGATDEFDKIKDKLYDLKNAVLECPSEMRPSKIITFDEVLPISAKTSISDVENLKLKLREYLDMYAAEDNEYELLCQLQHDQEKNAVKYV; encoded by the exons ATGGGATATCCCAAGTTTGGCGGTGTTGGTGGAAAAGGAGGAGATGTTATCCTAGCTGCAAAAGAAG GAAGTACGCTAAAAAATGTCCTTACCAAATATCCGGATAGAAAAATTAGAGCGTCTAAAGGAATCGATAGCAATTCGAGGTTTATTCTTGGAAAACCAGGAAAGAGCCACATCATAGATGTACCGGTTGGTGTTGATGTGATGGACAATCAACGTAGAATTATAG GTGAACTAAATGctcctggaaaaaaattgatcgttgCTCGTGGCGGATGTGGAGGCTGTCATGAAACCGGATTTAGTGGATTAAAAGGCGACAGTTTTAACATAAGAGTAGATTTGAAACTTATAGCTGATATTGGATTAGTAGGTTTCCCAAATGCTGGAAAATCTACTTTACTGAAAGCTATCACCGATGCCAAGCCTAAAATTGCATCTTACCCTT tcACGACTATCAAACCCAATGTTGGAATTATGAAATATCCCGATCTACGTTCCATTTCAGTCGCTGATTTGCCAGGATTGATCGAAGATGCTCACAAGAATGTCGGTATGGGTCATCGTTTTCTTCGTCATTGTGAAAGAACAAAATTTCTCGTTCTAGTCGTCGACATAAATGGATttcgtttgaatttgaaacataTACACAGGACTTGTTTAGAAACCGTCGTTCTTTTAAACAAA gaAATCGAATTATTCCGCGATTGTTTGTTGGATAAACCAGCATTACTGGTAGTTAACAAAATGGATTCGAATGGAGCAACTGATGAATTCGATAAAATTAAGGATAAACTCTACGATTTGAAAA ACGCCGTTTTAGAATGTCCTTCTGAAATGAGACCTTCGAAAATCATAACATTTGACGAAGTACTTCCTATTTCCGCTAAAACCAGTATTTCTGatgtagaaaatttgaaattaaaattgcgCGAATATTTGGATATGTATGCCGCTGAAGATAACGAATACGAATTGTTGTGTCAATTACAGCACGACCAAGAGAAAAACGCCGTTAAATATGTGtga
- the LOC135847581 gene encoding zinc finger MYND domain-containing protein 11 isoform X1, with translation MNKKLFLAMSRRRVSCPLTVQQLWDAVKIIRYKRQVPDVERITRYMNRTHNVSDDEVGRQINYCVRDGLLKVIKKVGSKGSKCGIEQEGYKLPEDKLEKDSHDWYCFECHSGGDVICCTSCHRVYHLSCISKDDLPEDDVKNKFVCSICNRCSNRELTPNIKKSQLNRLLKYTATKMKDRLPVALTDRQPPSSNSYLSERFAIQGQVKSPSIDVPSNFKWILNDKDEWRVDYLIYRPIDLHIMESKADCKKYEHLEEFRADIQTIVHNYVIYHGVHSNMADMARLMLRDCNTDLLEILECWRCYKHCNDKTLRNWFITPCKPPHELVYAKSKGCPYWPAKIMKDNEETCEVKFFGGIHERATVEKIYIRPISVNIHTLQIKRTSSWNKAFEEVKRHQKQLEKLREETDNYTKPFVDSSSDESDTPDVDKDIDDSSRNKSINFSLSPVANNDKIEAKESNDERSSQHDKPKNSSETVAKTPVNEIKTTRPRGRPKKSTSEHVTPTPAQEDKLSKPPQATKSSSPKSRGRPPKISGAPAAKKPRKSGSFSLNVEDDGPSGAEPPEIKIPSLDTDSNDIKNQNDAEDHNISSTSGKLQLAAKGNEEEIVSSSSSQNPIKRSVKTQTKSLEVKPSKEWIEKMEEEFEQEKERLIAKLRKEHEQEIALLRQAHNAILSETKRKQWCVNCELEAIYHCCWNTSYCSPDCQLAHWAADHKRHCRRKR, from the exons ATGAACAAAAA GTTGTTCTTAGCCATGTCTCGACGTCGCGTATCTTGTCCACTGACCGTCCAGCAGTTATGGGATGCTGTAAAAATTATCCGCTACAAGAGGCAAGTGCCAGATGTTGAAAGAATAACGCGGTATATGAACAGAACTCATAACGTTTCTGATG ACGAAGTTGGCAGGCAAATAAATTACTGCGTTCGCGATGGTTTGCtgaaagtaatcaaaaaagtgggATCCAAAGGATCAAAATGCGGCATTGAACAAGAAGGGTATAAATTACCCGAAGACAAG TTGGAAAAGGATAGCCATGATTGGTATTGTTTCGAGTGTCACAGTGGTGGCGATGTGATTTGTTGTACGTCTTGTCATCGAGTGTACCACTTATCTTGTATATCTAAAGACGATTTACCGGAAGACGACGTCAAGAATAAATTTGTGTGCAGTATTTGCAAT CGTTGTTCTAACAGAGAGCTGACTCCCAACATAAAGAAAAGTCAGCTAAATCGGTTATTGAAGTATACTGCTACTAAAATGAAGGATCGA TTACCTGTAGCATTGACCGATCGTCAGCCTCCGAGTAGTAATTCGTATTTATCTGAGAGATTCGCTATTCAAGGCCAAGTAAAAAGTCCCAGTATTGATGTTCCTAGCAATTTTAAATGGATCTTGAACGATAAAGACGAGTGGCGAGTCGATTATCTCATTTAcag GCCTATCGACTTGCATATTATGGAATCGAAGGCAGATTGCAAAAAATACGAACATCTGGAAGAATTTCGAGCAGATATACAAACGATCGTACACAACTATGTTATTTATCACGGAG TTCACAGTAATATGGCGGATATGGCGCGACTAATGTTACGCGATTGTAATACCGATTTGCTAGAAATTCTGGAGTGTTGGAGGTGTTATAAACACTGTAATGATAAGACTCTGAGAAACTGGTTCATCACTCCTTGTAAACCGCCTCACGAATTGGTGTATGCTAAATCGAAAGGATGTCCCTATTGGCCGGCGAAG attatgAAAGATAATGAAGAAACTTGCGAAGTGAAATTCTTCGGCGGTATACACGAAAGAGCCACCGTGGAGAAAATATACATCAGACCTATATCGGTCAACATCCATACATTGCAG ATAAAACGCACTTCGTCGTGGAATAAAGCTTTCGAAGAAGTGAAACGACACCAGAAGCAGTTGGAGAAGCTACGCGAAGAAACGGATAATTACACGAAGCCTTTTGTAGATTCTTCGAGCGACGAATCCGATACACCAGATGTCGATAAAGATATCGATGATTCCAGTAGAAATAAAAGTATTAATTTCAGTCTCTCTCCTGTCGCGAATAACGATAAAATCGAAGCGAAGGAATCCAACGACGAGCGGTCGTCGCAACACGATAAACCTAAG AATTCGAGCGAAACTGTTGCTAAAACGCCCGTCAACGAAATTAAAACCACGCGGCCTCGAGGTAGGCCTAAAAAGTCGACCTCCGAACATGTCACCCCAACCCCCGCTCAAGAAGATAAGTTGTCAAAACCTCCTCAAGCAACGAAATCATCGTCGCCGAAATCTAGAGGCAGACCGCCAAAAATATCGGGAGCGCCAGCCGCCAAAAAACCTCGCAAATCTGGTTCGTTTTCATTAAACGTTGAAGACGACGGGCCGTCTGGGGCAGAGCCACCAGAAATTAAAATACCATCGTTAGATACCGACAGTAATGATATCAAGAACCAAAACGACGCTGAAGATCATAATATCAGTTCAACTTCTGGAAAGTTGCAACTCGCTGCCAAA GGCAACGAGGAAGAAATAGTTAGTTCTTCATCTTCTCAGAATCCTATAAAAAGATCGGTTAAAACGCAAACCAAATCGTTAGAAGTTAAGCCTTCCAAAGAATGGATCGAAAAG ATGGAAGAAGAATTCGAACAAGAAAAAGAAAGACTTATCGCTAAATTAAGAAAAGAACACGAACAAGAAATCGCTTTATTACGACAAGCCCACAACGCTATACTATCTGAAACTAAGCGTAAGCAGTGG tgCGTAAATTGCGAGCTGGAAGCGATTTATCATTGTTGTTGGAATACTTCGTATTGTAGTCCTGATTGTCAGTTGGCTCATTGGGCTGCCGATCACAAGAGACACTGTCGAAGAAAacgataa
- the LOC135847581 gene encoding zinc finger MYND domain-containing protein 11 isoform X2: MSRRRVSCPLTVQQLWDAVKIIRYKRQVPDVERITRYMNRTHNVSDDEVGRQINYCVRDGLLKVIKKVGSKGSKCGIEQEGYKLPEDKLEKDSHDWYCFECHSGGDVICCTSCHRVYHLSCISKDDLPEDDVKNKFVCSICNRCSNRELTPNIKKSQLNRLLKYTATKMKDRLPVALTDRQPPSSNSYLSERFAIQGQVKSPSIDVPSNFKWILNDKDEWRVDYLIYRPIDLHIMESKADCKKYEHLEEFRADIQTIVHNYVIYHGVHSNMADMARLMLRDCNTDLLEILECWRCYKHCNDKTLRNWFITPCKPPHELVYAKSKGCPYWPAKIMKDNEETCEVKFFGGIHERATVEKIYIRPISVNIHTLQIKRTSSWNKAFEEVKRHQKQLEKLREETDNYTKPFVDSSSDESDTPDVDKDIDDSSRNKSINFSLSPVANNDKIEAKESNDERSSQHDKPKNSSETVAKTPVNEIKTTRPRGRPKKSTSEHVTPTPAQEDKLSKPPQATKSSSPKSRGRPPKISGAPAAKKPRKSGSFSLNVEDDGPSGAEPPEIKIPSLDTDSNDIKNQNDAEDHNISSTSGKLQLAAKGNEEEIVSSSSSQNPIKRSVKTQTKSLEVKPSKEWIEKMEEEFEQEKERLIAKLRKEHEQEIALLRQAHNAILSETKRKQWCVNCELEAIYHCCWNTSYCSPDCQLAHWAADHKRHCRRKR; encoded by the exons ATGTCTCGACGTCGCGTATCTTGTCCACTGACCGTCCAGCAGTTATGGGATGCTGTAAAAATTATCCGCTACAAGAGGCAAGTGCCAGATGTTGAAAGAATAACGCGGTATATGAACAGAACTCATAACGTTTCTGATG ACGAAGTTGGCAGGCAAATAAATTACTGCGTTCGCGATGGTTTGCtgaaagtaatcaaaaaagtgggATCCAAAGGATCAAAATGCGGCATTGAACAAGAAGGGTATAAATTACCCGAAGACAAG TTGGAAAAGGATAGCCATGATTGGTATTGTTTCGAGTGTCACAGTGGTGGCGATGTGATTTGTTGTACGTCTTGTCATCGAGTGTACCACTTATCTTGTATATCTAAAGACGATTTACCGGAAGACGACGTCAAGAATAAATTTGTGTGCAGTATTTGCAAT CGTTGTTCTAACAGAGAGCTGACTCCCAACATAAAGAAAAGTCAGCTAAATCGGTTATTGAAGTATACTGCTACTAAAATGAAGGATCGA TTACCTGTAGCATTGACCGATCGTCAGCCTCCGAGTAGTAATTCGTATTTATCTGAGAGATTCGCTATTCAAGGCCAAGTAAAAAGTCCCAGTATTGATGTTCCTAGCAATTTTAAATGGATCTTGAACGATAAAGACGAGTGGCGAGTCGATTATCTCATTTAcag GCCTATCGACTTGCATATTATGGAATCGAAGGCAGATTGCAAAAAATACGAACATCTGGAAGAATTTCGAGCAGATATACAAACGATCGTACACAACTATGTTATTTATCACGGAG TTCACAGTAATATGGCGGATATGGCGCGACTAATGTTACGCGATTGTAATACCGATTTGCTAGAAATTCTGGAGTGTTGGAGGTGTTATAAACACTGTAATGATAAGACTCTGAGAAACTGGTTCATCACTCCTTGTAAACCGCCTCACGAATTGGTGTATGCTAAATCGAAAGGATGTCCCTATTGGCCGGCGAAG attatgAAAGATAATGAAGAAACTTGCGAAGTGAAATTCTTCGGCGGTATACACGAAAGAGCCACCGTGGAGAAAATATACATCAGACCTATATCGGTCAACATCCATACATTGCAG ATAAAACGCACTTCGTCGTGGAATAAAGCTTTCGAAGAAGTGAAACGACACCAGAAGCAGTTGGAGAAGCTACGCGAAGAAACGGATAATTACACGAAGCCTTTTGTAGATTCTTCGAGCGACGAATCCGATACACCAGATGTCGATAAAGATATCGATGATTCCAGTAGAAATAAAAGTATTAATTTCAGTCTCTCTCCTGTCGCGAATAACGATAAAATCGAAGCGAAGGAATCCAACGACGAGCGGTCGTCGCAACACGATAAACCTAAG AATTCGAGCGAAACTGTTGCTAAAACGCCCGTCAACGAAATTAAAACCACGCGGCCTCGAGGTAGGCCTAAAAAGTCGACCTCCGAACATGTCACCCCAACCCCCGCTCAAGAAGATAAGTTGTCAAAACCTCCTCAAGCAACGAAATCATCGTCGCCGAAATCTAGAGGCAGACCGCCAAAAATATCGGGAGCGCCAGCCGCCAAAAAACCTCGCAAATCTGGTTCGTTTTCATTAAACGTTGAAGACGACGGGCCGTCTGGGGCAGAGCCACCAGAAATTAAAATACCATCGTTAGATACCGACAGTAATGATATCAAGAACCAAAACGACGCTGAAGATCATAATATCAGTTCAACTTCTGGAAAGTTGCAACTCGCTGCCAAA GGCAACGAGGAAGAAATAGTTAGTTCTTCATCTTCTCAGAATCCTATAAAAAGATCGGTTAAAACGCAAACCAAATCGTTAGAAGTTAAGCCTTCCAAAGAATGGATCGAAAAG ATGGAAGAAGAATTCGAACAAGAAAAAGAAAGACTTATCGCTAAATTAAGAAAAGAACACGAACAAGAAATCGCTTTATTACGACAAGCCCACAACGCTATACTATCTGAAACTAAGCGTAAGCAGTGG tgCGTAAATTGCGAGCTGGAAGCGATTTATCATTGTTGTTGGAATACTTCGTATTGTAGTCCTGATTGTCAGTTGGCTCATTGGGCTGCCGATCACAAGAGACACTGTCGAAGAAAacgataa